AAGAAAAAAAATACTTAATAATTTAATTGATTTCATTTTTATAATTTTTTAGTGTAATTTTTTGGCCTAAAGTAACCTTTCCAACCAGCATGTTTAGATAAAGCTTTTCCTGATCTTTTATATATGGCTGTTCTGGAGCTTCCGGTTCCAGAATAACCACCATTATTTTTATTTGTTGTTTCATCGGCACTCCCCACATTACCTATTGCCTCTAATATAGTTACTAAATCGGTTTCTTCATCAAAACTATATACAATTCCTGTATGCCCTACACCATCGGATCTTCTCCAGACAAAAATATCTCCCTTGCTAGGTTTAAAATCATTAGAATCACTTCCTGTAATAAAGTCGATATTTTCTGAATCTATTGCTTTTCTAAAATCCTTTTGGTTAGTCATTACTCCTGTATTTATTTCCTTTACACTAGTTGTTATTCCTAGTTTAGCTAAATAAATTGAAACAGTTTCTGAACAATCTAAACCTTCTAAACCTTTTTCAGAAAGAGAATTTCTAACTCCAAGCTGACTATAAGGAATATTTTTATCTACTAAAGCTTTCATTTCATCTAAAACACCCATGTCATCACTACTGGTTTCTTCCTTGTTTTTATTTGCTCCACAACTGAACTCCTTTTCTTTCTTCAAAAGTCCTTCTGCGAAACTGATCCGGTATCTGCCTAATATTTCTGAGCGTTGAATTTTTTTATCATTATTATTTTCTTCATCCACACTTTTATTGGCCTCATAATTTCTATTACTAACTTTTTGTTTTTCTGTTTCTGGCTTTTCATGCTTTTCATATAAAATATAACTTTCTTTTTTAGCAATTCCTATTGGCGCAAAAACCTGTAAATAAATATCTTCAGGGGACAACAAATTTTTGTACCAATTATATAGCATGAAATATTTCTTAACATATTCGAGTTGATCTAAATCGGTCATTAATGCTAACTTTTTTTTAGTAAGACTCAGAGAATTTTCTTTGTTTAAAGCTTCTATAGCATCTTTTGTAAATTGTATGAGCCCAACCGCACCATTAAAGTTTTCATCAAGTTTATTTATTGCTTCTTTAGATAAACCTTCATATTTTTTTCTCTTTTTTCCTTTACTGTCAACATAACTAACTAATTCAATCTTAGAAGGAGAAAATGTTTCAGAGGTTTCAACTCTCATTACAGCCATTAATCCACTAGCCATTTGTTTATAGTTATTTGGCCATAAGCTTTTACTTATTTCCACAACTTTCTTTCTAAAATCACAACTTACTTTATTCCCCCAAATCAAGTCATATTCCTTACAGACACAATTAGCAGCACCTTTCTTCTCGTCCTTAGCATCAGGCACAAAAATCTTCATTACGCTATTTGTGAACTCCATAGGATCAGGCAAGAATATGGGCTTTATTTTAAAGGCTTCTTCGACCCAATCGTACTTTTTGCCAGTTACCGGAGATTGTATTTCTTTTTTGTCTTTTTTGGATTTACCTTTATTTTCGGCTGGAATTGTTTTTTGAGCTGTTTGTTTCTGTGGCTCCTTTTGGTAATCAGAATTTTTTACATTTAAATTGTTACTACTAACTTTTTCTTGTAGGAACATTTCTGCGGTTGCGTAATACTCATGGGTTTGCCCTTCATTAGCATTTCTTGCATTGGCTATTTTTTTGAAATCGGGCTTCAATATAAAATCAATATCGGCAATTCCGTTTTTTACGATACCAGGAAGTGTTTGCGCTTTGTTTTTTTCATTCAGCTTATCATGTCCTCCTCCGTCTGCATCATCTTCACAGAGTGTAACATATACTCTTTGCCAATCCATGTGCAGACAATGAACCCTTGCTTTAATGGTTTGCCCGTATGCTAAAGGTTCTGATGGTTTTTTACCGTTTTTGTCAAGTAATTCAACAGATTGAATTTTTGGGATTTCTGTAGGATGTGTTTTTATATCCAGTTGAGCTATTTGTTCACCACGTTTGGCTACAATACGAATTCCTTTTCGGGTTAGGCTTCTCTGTAAAAAAGTAAATGATACAGTGCTACCTTTTTTTTCATTTCCTTTTGCTTTTCTCCATTTACCAAGTTCCAAAACATAAACTTCCCATGTAACAGGATATTCAAAATTGTTGAGAGTGTTTGAAGGAATCTGGTCTAGATAAAATCCAATTTTAGGGAGTAGTGTATTGACTGAGTAAAATTCTTCTTTTCCAACCTCAGGAGTAGGATTTCCGGTTATTTTAAAATCTGACATTTATATCGTGTTTGAGGCAATAATTAGAATAAGATTTTTCTTTAATTACTTGGCGAATATAAATATTAAATTCATCAAAACAATCATAATAAAAATAAATTTCTTACAAATTTTGATTTGTAGCCCAGGATGGAAGCGGTATCCTTTTTCTGGCTTTTTTAGCCCCGATAGCGCGGATTTGCAATCCGTGCCCATAACAATTGAACATAAGAAAAGCCAAAAAATATACTTTGCGTGCACGGATTACAAATCCGCGCTATCGTTGTATCAATCAGGACAAAAAGGAATAGTAACATTTGATTTGAACAATATTTTTCTTAAATTAGAGAAACCATTAAATTCAAAAACATGAATACATCAAAAATAATAGGAATAATTCTGATCGTTATTAGTCTCGCTGTCGGGTATGTAGGGATTAACAAAATAGCCGATAATACAAAAGAAATTAATTTATTGGGGCTGAAAATCGATGCATCGAACGAATCCGGTAAGGAACAGGGATATCTTTATTTAGGGCTGGCTGTTATTTTACTTGCGGGTGGAGTTTATACGGTTAAGAAATGAAATTAAAGTGCAGGTAGGAGTAGTGTTTAATAATCAATTTCAACCAAATCTTCTCATGAAACCCAACCGCCATAGCCCAGATGGAAGCGGCATCCTTTTGTGGCGGGGTTCGCCACAAAAGATATAGCGGACAGCTGGATTAGCTTCTGAAAACCCTTAAAATGATAGGGTTTCATTAGTGCGAAAACCCAAACGAAATACTCAATATAATAATGCCGATTACGATGGTGGTAATAGCAACATAGAGATAATCTTTTTCCAATAAAAAAGAAAATAACGACAGCAATACCCGAAATACAGGCGTGAGAAACAAAAGTATGATTCCGGAGAAGATGATCGAGTCGCCTTTTGCCTGAATTAAACCTTGATATATAGTGGCGATTACTTCGAAAATATTTTTGTCATTTTCTTTAAATACGGAGTAGTCTTCGATTTCCTGACCGTGGTGGAGTAAATAAACAAGGCCTCCAACGGCGGCTACAGACAATGCCGTCCAAACGCCATAGCGTAACAAATTGCCAATAATGTTCTGAAAATCTTTTTCCTGTGATGTATTGGGTGTCATGTTTTTAGATTTTTCCGTTAATGCCATTGTAAATCATGTTTATTGCCAGTACAAAAATGAGGCAGGCGAAGAAAATTCGCAGTTTTTTCGGGTTGGTTCTGACCAGGATTTTGGCTCCCGCCATGGCTCCGAACAAAACCCCAATTACAACGGGCATACAAATTCCGGGTTCGATATAGCCTTTCTGAATGTAAATTACAGAACTCGCCATTGCAGTAACGCCCATCATAAAATTACTGGTGGTGGTAGAAACCTTAAACGGAATCCGCATGATGTTGTCCATTGCAATTACTTTAAACGCTCCGGACCCGATTCCTAACAATCCTGACATCATTCCGGCGATACCCATCATGCTGAATCCTCCAATGACATTTTTGGTTCCGTATGATACAACTTCTCCGTCATGGGTTGGGTAAGTGCCGTTCAGATGTAGTTTTTTGGCCAGCGGACTGGATTCTAAAACGATGTGTTCTTCTTTTTTTCGCAGGGAATTAACAGCGGAAAAGATAAGTGTGAGTCCGAATAAAACGGCTATAAAAGACGTCGGTGCTATGGTGGAAAGCATTGCTCCGCCAACGGCTCCGAGTGTGGTGGCGATTTCGAGAAATATCCCGAGACGCATATTGGTAATGCCTTCTTTTACATAAGCCGCCGCAGACCCTGATGAAGTAGCAATTACAGAAACCAATGCCGTACCAATGGCATAATGAATATCGACTCCGAGAAGAACTGTGAGTAGTGGTATAATGATAATTCCGCCGCCTAAACCGGATAAGGAGCCTACGAAACCGGCTAAAAAAGCTCCTAAAAGCATAATCAGCGTAAATGTTAATACTGTCATTGCTGTGTTTTTATCTGGGGGCTAATTTACGAAGACATATTGGCTATTAAGGCTTAAAAAGAACTTAAAAATTACCAGGTCCATATAAGTTTCTTATGAAAATAAGCGCCTTAGCCCAGATGGGAACGGTATCCTTTTGTGGTCTCGTTTTTTTCTAATGAGACCACAAAAGATATAGTGGACAGCTGGAATAGCTCCTGAAAAAAACAATTGCAATTTCAAAATTCATTTCAATACAATATAGGATCATAAAAAAACCGTCTCAAATAGCACTTTGAGACGGTTTTTTTATGATAAAACAGAATTGTTTTTTAAAATTTATAGGTTATACCTACTCTAAAGTTTCTTGGTGGTTCGGTTTGCCAGTAATAGACTCCATTACTAACCCATTGGTAGAATGAACCGCTATACAAATATTCATCTAAGATATTAAATACATTAGCCGTTATCTTGAATTTGTTTGTTTCATATGACAATCCTCCATCTAATTTAAAGTAATCAGGTAATCTTTCTAATCCTTCGCTCCAGGTATCCGTTTGGCGTCCTGCAAGATAGGTTCCTCCAATAGATGCACCAAAACCTTTTAATATTCCGACAGGGACAGTATAGTTTAACCATGCATTTGCTACGTGTTTAGAATATCCCGGAACTATATCTCCTTCATTAAAAGTGCTGACATTAGCTTTGGTTACTTTTGATTCCGTAAAGGCATAATTAGCAATTAAGTTTAAACCATCAACTACTTTACCTCTTAAGTCAACTTCAAAACCTTGAGCTGTTTTTTCTCCTAATGTTGTGCTGTAAACAACTGTAGATCCAGCGGGTTGAACAGGGTCTGTAGTCAATTCATTTTGTTTAATGATGCTATATGCAGAAAGTGTGGTACTCCAAGTACCGTTAAACCAGTCTTTTTTAATACCGATCTCACGGTTTGTACCGGTAAGTGGTTTTATAGTTTCTGTAGGTCTCACTCTTCCTGACTGAGGTGTGAATGCCTGATCATATACTCCGTAAACAGCCAAAGAAGGTGTTACTGACCAGCTTAATCCTATACGAGGTGTAATGTGGCTATCTGCAGCCGGATCACTATAACTACTGGTTTGTTTAATCCAGGTGTAACGGCCTGCGAGTGTTAATCTTAATTTATTTTCAAAGAAACCTAATTCATCCTGAACATATCCGGCAGCATATTGCGAACCATATATCCCTCCGGCTCTCTGGCTTAAAGGTGTACTTTCATCAAAATTTGGCATTCCGTTCGCAGGTGTTCCATAATCAGGATTTAAAACATTAAAAGGATCTTCTAAAGTATCTAATGCGTGAGTTTGCCCCCAATCGGCCATATAATCTTTTCTTCCTAAATCCATACCTCCCAAAACTTTATGACTTACAGGACCTGTATTGAATTTTCCATTCAGGAAAATCTGACCTAAAAACATATCGCTTTCTGCATCCCAAATACTCACACTTCTGATAATTTCTCCCTGAGACAAAACTTCTGTATCTAAAACATCATCATCGTCAGTATCAATACTTACTGGTCCAACAGCACCTGGCCATGAACTGTAACCATCCATTATATATTTAAAATAAGAAGTCTGAGCTGTTAATTTCCAGTTATCATCAAATTTATGTTCAAACATTAAAAAACCACTGTGGTCATTAATTTTTGTATCAGGCAAACCTGGCTGAGTCATCGTAAAATCAACAGGTGTAGTGGCATAGCCTTCATTTGCTGAACTAAAAACATAATATGAACCTACTTCGCTGGTATTAGCAAACTGTCCGTTATATTCTAATGTCACCTTTGTTTTATCACTCAACTGATAAGAAAAAACCGGAGCTATTACGTAGCGGTCATTATGCTCATAAGGTCTGTGAGATCCCTTTTTTTGAAAAGCACCATTAAAACGGTAAAGGAATTTTCCGGCTTTATCAAATTTTCCGTCTAAGTCAATACTGGCACGATAAAAATCAAAACTTCCTGCTAAAACGCTAGCCTCACCTTTAGTAATTCCGGTTGGTTTTTTTGTTACCACATTGTACAGACCACTTGGGTCACCGCTTGAAAGCATGAAACCTGCCGGTCCTTTTACGAATTCAATGTGGTCAACAAAACTCATGTCTTCTGTAAGTGGTCCCCAGAAAGAAGATACTACGTTGAAGCCATTTCTGAATGCCTGAATTTGTGATCCGCGCATGGAGATATTAGTATACATATCGCCCCAGTGCTCTAAACGAACAGCACCACTCACGTTACGAATAACTCCATCGCTCATACTGGTAATTTGCTGATCTTTTAATGTTTGAGAACTCACAATCTGGATATTCTGAGGGATTTCTAATACCGGAGTCTGAAGGCGTAAAGATAAAGACGGTTTGTCCTGTTTGTATTTGTTTTTTGTAATAATAACTTCATCAAGATCTTCCTGACTTTCAGAAAGTGCAAAGTTTTTAGTAGTAGTCTGTTTTGCTATTACCTCAATTTTTTCTTCTACCGATTTAATTCCTACTGAATTAATACTAATAGTGTAGCTTCCCGGTTTAACATTTTTGATTTCATACTGTCCATTAGCATTTGTAACAGCAGTGTACTTCGTTCCTTTAAGTTTTATTGAAATATTCTCAGCAGGAAGATTTCCGCTTAAAGATACTTTTCCGCTTACTTTTCCAAGCTCCTGACTTAACATGTTAAGCGAACTTAAAAACAGTAAACAAAACAACAGTTTTTTGATGGTATTTATATTCATCGTTGGTAAGGGTTAATTTTTTATGAGGCAAAAGTAGTGGCAAATACCCTTTTATCCAAATTATTTTTAATTATTCTAAATAAATTTAGTGTTTTTAAGATTGATTCAAATACATTTTTTCTGCTAACAATTAGTAATAAGTATAAAAAATACACTTATAGAAAGGCTTAATGCCAAAATACAGTACAAGTTCGCAGTATTATGGCGTAAACATTGAAAAATTAGAGGCTAATTTTCTTAATTTAGAATAAAAACAAAGGAAATAAGAGTATTTTTGTAACCGAAAAAACACATCCGTTTTAGGTTATAAAATTCAAATCAGAATGTCAATAATTAAGGAGTTAGAACAATTGTCTGCATCATTAGAAGGAACACTTTTATATGATGATCTTCATAAAACACTTTATTCAACCGATGCGTCGGTGTACCGGATTAAACCCAATGCGGTGGCTATCCCGAAAACGACCGAAGATATTGTTAAACTAATAAAGTTTGCAGCCAATCATAAAATGTCGGTTACACCGAGAACTGCGGGAACTTCTCTGGCAGGCCAGGCAGTAGGAGAAGGATTGGTAATTGATGTCTCGAAAAATTTTACTAAAATTATTTCGTTTGATGCCGAAAAGAAAACCGTAACCGTTCAGCCCGGTGTCATTCGCGATGAGCTGAATTTATTTCTAAAACCTCACGGAGTATTTTTTGCACCAATTACATCAACCTCAAACCGCGCAATGATTGGCGGAATGGTGGGAAATAATTCATCCGGGACGACTTCAATTCGATATGGAGTTACACGTGATAAAATTGCAGAAGTAAAAGCAATTTTGAGCGACGGTTCAGAAGTGGTTTTTACAGATCTGACTTCGGCTGAATTTATCGAAAAGACCAAATGCGATACTTTAGAAAATAAAATATACAAAACGATTTACGATGAGCTTTCGATAAAAGAAGCGCAGGAAGAAATTGTAAAAGAATTTCCAAAGCCTGAAATTCACCGTAGAAATACCGGTTATGCCGTTGATATTCTGCTGAAATCGGAATTATTTGGCGGAACAGAACCAACAATCAATCTAGGAAAACTGCTTTGTGGAAGCGAAGGAACTTTGGCTTTTACAACCGAAGTAACACTAAAAGTAGATGATCTTCCGCCTGCTCACAGTATAATGGTTGTTGGACATTATCATACGATTCAGGAATCGTTAGAGTCGGTTGTGGTGGCGATGAAACATCATTTGTATACTTGTGAAATGATTGATGATACCATTTTAGATTGTACTAAAACGAATCGGGAACACGTAAAAAACAGGTTCTTTTTGCAGGGTGAACCTAAAGCAATTATGATGTTTGAGGTTGCTGCGCATACTTTGGAAGAGGCCGAAAAACAAGCCGATGCTTTAATTGCCGATTTAGAAAAAAACAATTTTGGTTATGCCAATGTAAAGATTTACGGTGCTGATATTGACAAAGCCAACGAACTCAGAAAAGCCGGTCTTGGACTTTTAGGAAGTATTGTTGGCGATAATAAAGCAGCTGACTCTATTGAAGATACGGCGGTTGAATTGAGCGATTTGCCGGCTTATATTGCAGAGTTTTCAGCAATGATGTTAAGTCACGGTCAGGAAGCGATTTATTATGCTCATGCGGGTGCGGGAGAATTACACCTTCGTCCGGTTTTGAATCTGAAGAAAACTGAAGATCTAAAACTATTTAGAACCATTGCAACCGAAGTGGCGCATTTGGTAAAAAAATACAGAGGTTCGCTGAGTGGTGAACATGGGGACGGAATTGTGCGTGGTGAGTTTATTCCGTTTATGATTGGTGAGAAAAATTACGAATTACTGAAAAGAATCAAACTGGCATTCGATCCAAATTCGGTTTTGAATATCGGGAAAATTGTCAATGCCGGAAAAATGGACGAAAATCATCGTGTAGTTTCGGGCAGAGATGAACCGGACATCAAAACATTTCAGGATTTCTCAGACAGTTTGGGGATTTTACGCGCGGCCGAAAAGTGTAACGGTTCCGGTGACTGCCGAAAACTGCCGTCAGCTGGAGGAGCGATGTGTCCGAGTTATCGTGCAACCAAAAATGAAAAGGAAACAACACGTGCCAGAGCCAATGCGTTACGGGAATATTTAACCTATTCTGAAAAAGAAAATAAATTCGATCAAAAAGAATTATACGAAGTTTTTGAGTTGTGCGTAAGCTGTAAAGCCTGCGCCAGCGAATGTCCGAGTAATGTGGATGTAGCGACTTTAAAAGCCGAATTTTTATACCAATATCAAAAAGCAAACGGGTTCTCAACCCGAAATAAAATTTTTGCCAACAACGCCAAACTGAACAAGATGGGAAGTAAATTCCCGGCAATTACGAATTTTATTTCGAATCAGTCCTTCGTTAAAAAATCAATGGGAATTGCATCTGAAAGACAAGTTCCGTTACTGGCAAAAAAGACTTTTAGAAAATGGTTCCAAAATCATAAGCCTTCAACTACAGATTTTCCGAACGGAAGATTGTATTTGTTCGTAGATGAATTCACGAATTATTATGATGTGAATATCGGAATCGATGCTTTCGAATTATTGACAAAATTAGGGTATCAGGTTTTGGTTATTGATCACGAAGAAAGCGGAAGAGCGTATCTTTCGAAAGGTTTTTTGGAAGAAGCCAGGAAAATTGCCAATCATAATATAAACCTTTTTAAAGATCTGGTTTTAGGAAATGCACCTTTGGTTGGAATAGAACCTTCGGCAATTTTGACTTTCAGGGATGAATACCTCCGTTTGGCAGACAATAAAGAAGAAGCGGAGAAACTTTCACATAATACATTTACAATTGAAGAATTCTTTAAAAAAGAAATCATCGACGGAAAAATCACCCCTGATTCTTTTTCAGAAGAAACCAAAGAAATTAAAATCCACGGTCATTGCCATCAAAAATCATTGAGTTCTGTTGAGGCGACATTTGCCATGCTGAATCTGCCTAAAAATAATACGGTTACGATTTACAATTCGGGCTGCTGCGGAATGGCAGGCTCTTTTGGTTATGAAAAGGAACATTATAATGTGAGTATGCAGATGGGAGAAGATACACTTTTCCCAAAAGTTCGTAATACAGCCGAAAATGTAAAAATCGCTGCTGCAGGAACAAGCTGCCGTCATCAGATTTATGATGGAACGAAGAGAGAGGCTCAGCATCCGGTTTCAATTTTAAGAAGTTGTTTAAAATAACGAAGGTTTTAATTTATGTATATAAAATTTTGTTTTAGCATCATTCTATTCACAACACTTTTAGCGAAAGCACAAAATAGAGTAGATTGTTCAAAATGTTCATTGGAACTCATTGATGAAACTAAACTGGAAAATGAAGATTTGAATGCTTTAAAATTACTAAAAAACGAGATTTACGCCCGAAAGGGTTATGTATTTTCAAATCCTGAATATGCTGATTATTTCAAAAAATATAGTTGGTATAAGCCTGTATATGATAATAAAAGTATTGTTTATTCGGATATTGAAAAAAGGAATGTTGCAATCCTGTCGCAAAAAATCAATGAAATTTCGCAGTTTATTTCGACTGAAAATAATAGTAAATACAAAATTATTTCAGAAGAAAAGATAAATGAAATTTTTCCAAAAGAAAAAAGAAAAGAATTAGGTATAAATTTTAATATCTGGAAAGTTTACGATTATAAGGATAAAGCGGGACAGTATTATTTAGTTTTAACAGAAAACAAATTTAAAGAGCCAGTTGGTGGAAATGTTTTTAATAATTCGGTCAAAGCATTAAATTTTAAAATACAGGACAATGGTTTGATTAAAACTTTTGAAACAAATGATGCCAAAGATAAGGAAGAAGAAAGTGTATGGTTTTGGACAAGATATATCTATGTCGAAGATTTTGATAATGACGGCATCATAGAGCCAACGATCATTTATGGCACCAGCGGTTATAATGGTTATAGTGATGGAAGAATCAAAATCC
The Flavobacterium flavigenum genome window above contains:
- a CDS encoding sulfite exporter TauE/SafE family protein; the encoded protein is MTVLTFTLIMLLGAFLAGFVGSLSGLGGGIIIIPLLTVLLGVDIHYAIGTALVSVIATSSGSAAAYVKEGITNMRLGIFLEIATTLGAVGGAMLSTIAPTSFIAVLFGLTLIFSAVNSLRKKEEHIVLESSPLAKKLHLNGTYPTHDGEVVSYGTKNVIGGFSMMGIAGMMSGLLGIGSGAFKVIAMDNIMRIPFKVSTTTSNFMMGVTAMASSVIYIQKGYIEPGICMPVVIGVLFGAMAGAKILVRTNPKKLRIFFACLIFVLAINMIYNGINGKI
- a CDS encoding YARHG domain-containing protein; protein product: MKFCFSIILFTTLLAKAQNRVDCSKCSLELIDETKLENEDLNALKLLKNEIYARKGYVFSNPEYADYFKKYSWYKPVYDNKSIVYSDIEKRNVAILSQKINEISQFISTENNSKYKIISEEKINEIFPKEKRKELGINFNIWKVYDYKDKAGQYYLVLTENKFKEPVGGNVFNNSVKALNFKIQDNGLIKTFETNDAKDKEEESVWFWTRYIYVEDFDNDGIIEPTIIYGTSGYNGYSDGRIKILLYYKGKKIGVRIQNGVLDDERNLKIDADFYALPKKIQDKIVEQMELMVENNHSILPYGWQKKMAKKMTFIEE
- a CDS encoding DUF1634 domain-containing protein; this translates as MALTEKSKNMTPNTSQEKDFQNIIGNLLRYGVWTALSVAAVGGLVYLLHHGQEIEDYSVFKENDKNIFEVIATIYQGLIQAKGDSIIFSGIILLFLTPVFRVLLSLFSFLLEKDYLYVAITTIVIGIIILSISFGFSH
- a CDS encoding CHAP domain-containing protein — its product is MSDFKITGNPTPEVGKEEFYSVNTLLPKIGFYLDQIPSNTLNNFEYPVTWEVYVLELGKWRKAKGNEKKGSTVSFTFLQRSLTRKGIRIVAKRGEQIAQLDIKTHPTEIPKIQSVELLDKNGKKPSEPLAYGQTIKARVHCLHMDWQRVYVTLCEDDADGGGHDKLNEKNKAQTLPGIVKNGIADIDFILKPDFKKIANARNANEGQTHEYYATAEMFLQEKVSSNNLNVKNSDYQKEPQKQTAQKTIPAENKGKSKKDKKEIQSPVTGKKYDWVEEAFKIKPIFLPDPMEFTNSVMKIFVPDAKDEKKGAANCVCKEYDLIWGNKVSCDFRKKVVEISKSLWPNNYKQMASGLMAVMRVETSETFSPSKIELVSYVDSKGKKRKKYEGLSKEAINKLDENFNGAVGLIQFTKDAIEALNKENSLSLTKKKLALMTDLDQLEYVKKYFMLYNWYKNLLSPEDIYLQVFAPIGIAKKESYILYEKHEKPETEKQKVSNRNYEANKSVDEENNNDKKIQRSEILGRYRISFAEGLLKKEKEFSCGANKNKEETSSDDMGVLDEMKALVDKNIPYSQLGVRNSLSEKGLEGLDCSETVSIYLAKLGITTSVKEINTGVMTNQKDFRKAIDSENIDFITGSDSNDFKPSKGDIFVWRRSDGVGHTGIVYSFDEETDLVTILEAIGNVGSADETTNKNNGGYSGTGSSRTAIYKRSGKALSKHAGWKGYFRPKNYTKKL
- a CDS encoding TonB-dependent receptor, with protein sequence MNINTIKKLLFCLLFLSSLNMLSQELGKVSGKVSLSGNLPAENISIKLKGTKYTAVTNANGQYEIKNVKPGSYTISINSVGIKSVEEKIEVIAKQTTTKNFALSESQEDLDEVIITKNKYKQDKPSLSLRLQTPVLEIPQNIQIVSSQTLKDQQITSMSDGVIRNVSGAVRLEHWGDMYTNISMRGSQIQAFRNGFNVVSSFWGPLTEDMSFVDHIEFVKGPAGFMLSSGDPSGLYNVVTKKPTGITKGEASVLAGSFDFYRASIDLDGKFDKAGKFLYRFNGAFQKKGSHRPYEHNDRYVIAPVFSYQLSDKTKVTLEYNGQFANTSEVGSYYVFSSANEGYATTPVDFTMTQPGLPDTKINDHSGFLMFEHKFDDNWKLTAQTSYFKYIMDGYSSWPGAVGPVSIDTDDDDVLDTEVLSQGEIIRSVSIWDAESDMFLGQIFLNGKFNTGPVSHKVLGGMDLGRKDYMADWGQTHALDTLEDPFNVLNPDYGTPANGMPNFDESTPLSQRAGGIYGSQYAAGYVQDELGFFENKLRLTLAGRYTWIKQTSSYSDPAADSHITPRIGLSWSVTPSLAVYGVYDQAFTPQSGRVRPTETIKPLTGTNREIGIKKDWFNGTWSTTLSAYSIIKQNELTTDPVQPAGSTVVYSTTLGEKTAQGFEVDLRGKVVDGLNLIANYAFTESKVTKANVSTFNEGDIVPGYSKHVANAWLNYTVPVGILKGFGASIGGTYLAGRQTDTWSEGLERLPDYFKLDGGLSYETNKFKITANVFNILDEYLYSGSFYQWVSNGVYYWQTEPPRNFRVGITYKF
- a CDS encoding FAD-binding and (Fe-S)-binding domain-containing protein, with protein sequence MSIIKELEQLSASLEGTLLYDDLHKTLYSTDASVYRIKPNAVAIPKTTEDIVKLIKFAANHKMSVTPRTAGTSLAGQAVGEGLVIDVSKNFTKIISFDAEKKTVTVQPGVIRDELNLFLKPHGVFFAPITSTSNRAMIGGMVGNNSSGTTSIRYGVTRDKIAEVKAILSDGSEVVFTDLTSAEFIEKTKCDTLENKIYKTIYDELSIKEAQEEIVKEFPKPEIHRRNTGYAVDILLKSELFGGTEPTINLGKLLCGSEGTLAFTTEVTLKVDDLPPAHSIMVVGHYHTIQESLESVVVAMKHHLYTCEMIDDTILDCTKTNREHVKNRFFLQGEPKAIMMFEVAAHTLEEAEKQADALIADLEKNNFGYANVKIYGADIDKANELRKAGLGLLGSIVGDNKAADSIEDTAVELSDLPAYIAEFSAMMLSHGQEAIYYAHAGAGELHLRPVLNLKKTEDLKLFRTIATEVAHLVKKYRGSLSGEHGDGIVRGEFIPFMIGEKNYELLKRIKLAFDPNSVLNIGKIVNAGKMDENHRVVSGRDEPDIKTFQDFSDSLGILRAAEKCNGSGDCRKLPSAGGAMCPSYRATKNEKETTRARANALREYLTYSEKENKFDQKELYEVFELCVSCKACASECPSNVDVATLKAEFLYQYQKANGFSTRNKIFANNAKLNKMGSKFPAITNFISNQSFVKKSMGIASERQVPLLAKKTFRKWFQNHKPSTTDFPNGRLYLFVDEFTNYYDVNIGIDAFELLTKLGYQVLVIDHEESGRAYLSKGFLEEARKIANHNINLFKDLVLGNAPLVGIEPSAILTFRDEYLRLADNKEEAEKLSHNTFTIEEFFKKEIIDGKITPDSFSEETKEIKIHGHCHQKSLSSVEATFAMLNLPKNNTVTIYNSGCCGMAGSFGYEKEHYNVSMQMGEDTLFPKVRNTAENVKIAAAGTSCRHQIYDGTKREAQHPVSILRSCLK